The Vidua chalybeata isolate OUT-0048 chromosome 17, bVidCha1 merged haplotype, whole genome shotgun sequence genome has a segment encoding these proteins:
- the NSFL1C gene encoding NSFL1 cofactor p47 produces the protein MADREEALREFVAVTGTEEERARFFLESAGWDLQIALASFYEDGGDEDILTLPQPTPSSISRGTGASDHRVTSFRDLVHAQEEDDEEEEGQRFYAGGSERSGQQIVGPPRKKSPNELVEDLFKGAKEHGAVAVDRTAKSGGETSKPKPFAGGGYRLGATPEEESAYVAGERRPNSSQDVHIVLKLWKSGFSLDSGELRSYQDPSNAQFLDDIRRGEVPAELRRLARGGQVNLDMEDHRDEEYVKPKSVFRAFTGEGQKLGSTAPQVMGTSSPAQQAENEAKASSAIVIDESEPITNIQIRLADGGRLVQKFNHSHRIRDIRLFIVDARPAMAATSFILMTTFPNKELTDENQTLKEANLLNAVIVQRLT, from the exons ATGGCGGACAGGGAGGAGGCGCTGAGGGAGTTCGTGGCCGTGACCGGCACCGAGGAGGAGCGAGCGCGGTTCTTCCTCGAGTCTGCCGGCTGGGACCTCCAG ATTGCACTTGCCAGTTTCTATGAGGACGGGGGTGATGAGGACATCctgacccttccccagcccacaCCCAGCTCCATATCCAGAGGCACTGGAGCCAG TGACCACCGAGTAACCTCGTTCAGAGACCTTGTGCATGcacaggaggaggatgatgaagaggaggagggacagCG GTTTTATGCCGGCGGCTCAGAGAGGAGTGGCCAGCAGATCGTGGGTCCTCCGAGGAAGAAGAGTCCCAACGAGCTGGTGGAGGATCTGTTCAAGGGAGCCAAGGAGCACGGCGCGGTGGCGGTCGATCGGACGGCCAAGAGCGGTGGCGAGACGAGCAAGCCAAAG CCTTTTGCAGGTGGAGGGTATCGCCTTGGGGCTACTCCAGAGGAGGAGTCGGCTTATGTGGCAGGAGAGAGGAGGCCAAACTCTTCTCAGGAT gtgcacATTGTACTGAAGCTCTGGAAGAGTGGATTTAGTCTGGATAGTGGAGAGCTGAGGAGCTACCAGGATCCATCCAATGCCCAGTTCCTCGATGATATCCGCAGAGG GGAAGTCCCAGCTGAGCTGCGCAGGTTAGCACGGGGTGGACAGGTGAACCTGGACATGGAAGATCACCGTGATGAGGAGTATGTGAAACCTAAAAGTGTCTTCAGAGCTTTTACTGGGGAAGGACAGAAGCTGGGCAG CACCGCGCCCCAGGTGATGGGCACCAGCTCGCCAGCCCAGCAGGCAGAGAACGAAGCCAAAGCCAGTTCTGCCATCGTGATCGATGAGTCGGAGCCCATCACCAACATCCAGATCCGGCTCGCTGACGGTGGGCGCCTGGTCCAGAAGTTCAACCACAGTCACAG GATCCGTGACATCCGGCTCTTCATAGTAGATGCTCGGCCAGCGATGGCTGCCACCAGTTTCATCCTCATGACCACCTTTCCCAATAAAGAGCTGACTGATGAGAACCAGACCCTGAAGGAAGCCAACCTGCTCAACGCTGTCATCGTTCAGCGGTTGACATAA
- the LOC128796855 gene encoding signal-regulatory protein beta-1-like isoform X2 yields the protein MELVAQELPLTCLMLLLLCREPGLGHLGQADQDFSLQQPQAKVTVAAGETLTLSCTTSGIVGPGPVRWLKGWGNGNTTIYDQRKQDSTSRVTRAVEESDTDFTIRIRNVQPEDMGTYYCVKFVKGNTGDDEVFQHGRGTEVSVQAKPSPPLVSGPEQRARPGQSVPFTCTTGGFFPEKIGLKWFKNEDPMGGQPPRVTEWRMKTYNMSSTVTVTLQKDDVLSQLICEVRHSTLLAPLRGHYQLSRVLRVPPSIEVRAEPSPVEVNQTVTFTCLVKEFYPADVSVSWLENGIEIKVENVSRPLELPRRLFELRSQVEVQATEEKNRSTITCMVVHDAQAPANKSAFLWISNPAQGGLSNGFQMGDNLLSSLLLLLMAILLEKGLLGGLLFFLFKRMNWKASGMLPYPASPQSPAPGAGSQGLAAASSDV from the exons ATGGAACTGGTGGCACAGGAACTGCCTCTCACGTGCCTGATGCTGCTCTTGCTGTGCAGAGAGCCGG GTCTAGGTCACCTTGGACAGGCAGATCAGGACTTCagtctgcagcagccccaggccaAGGTGACGGTGGCAGCTGGGGAGACGCTCACCCTGAGCTGCACCACATCTGGAATCGTTGGACCAGGTCCTGTGAGGTGGCTGAAGGGCTGGGGCAATGGGAACACGACCATCTATGACCAGAGAAAGCAGGATTCCACCTCCCGTGTGACGAGAGCAGTGGAGGAATCCGACACAGACTTCACCATCCGCATCAGGAACGTTCAGCCTGAGGACATGGGCACCTACTACTGTGTGAAGTTTGTCAAGGGGAACACTGGTGATGATGAGGTGTTTCAGCATGGCCGTGGCACGGAGGTGTCTGTGCAAG CCAAACCCAGCCCCCCGCTCGTGTCTGGGCCTGAGCAGAGAGCGAGGCCGGGGCAGTCGGTGCCTTTCACCTGCACGACAGGAGGGTTCTTTCCTGAAAAGATTGGGCTGAAATGGTTCAAGAACGAGGACCCCATGGGGGGTCAGCCACCCCGGGTCACTGAATGGAGGATGAAAACCTACAACATGTCCAGCACAGTGACGGTGACCCTGCAGAAGGATGACGTCCTCTCTCAGCTCATCTGTGAGGTGCGGCACTCCACGCTGCTGGCCCCGCTGCGTGGCCACTACCAGCTCAGCAGAGTCCTGCGAG ttccccccagcaTCGAAGTGCGCGCTGAGCCGAGCCCCGTTGAGGTGAACCAGACCGTGACCTTCACCTGCCTTGTGAAAGAGTTTTACCCAGCAGATGTGTCCGTTTCCTGGCTGGAGAATGGGATTGAGATAAAGGTGGAGAACGTCTCCCGGCCGTTGGAGCTCCCCCGGCGTTTGTTTGAGCTGAGAAGCCAGGTAGAGGTGCAAGCCACCGAGGAGAAAAACAGGTCCACGATCACCTGCATGGTGGTGCACGATGCCCAGGCCCCTGCCAACAAATCAGCCTTCCTGTGGATCTCCAACCCGGCCCAAGGGGGATTGAGCAACGGGTTCCAGATGG GTGACAACCTTCtgtccagcctcctcctcctgttgATGGCTatcctgctggagaaggggctCCTCGGTGggctcctcttcttcctcttcaagCGCATGAATTGGAAAGCATCGGGCATGTTGCCCTATCCCGCTTCACCTCAGTCCCCGGCTCCTGGAGCCGGGTCTCAGGGCTTGGCCGCTGCCAGCAGTGATGTGTGA
- the LOC128796855 gene encoding signal-regulatory protein beta-1-like isoform X1 codes for MGNQRSPLTASLPACFYLQMKFSLLQQGSGLSSCCSSQQPGGQGTRISPCPMLQAQGVSWCLVLCPSPEACYQFQTFLSPCPGLGHLGQADQDFSLQQPQAKVTVAAGETLTLSCTTSGIVGPGPVRWLKGWGNGNTTIYDQRKQDSTSRVTRAVEESDTDFTIRIRNVQPEDMGTYYCVKFVKGNTGDDEVFQHGRGTEVSVQAKPSPPLVSGPEQRARPGQSVPFTCTTGGFFPEKIGLKWFKNEDPMGGQPPRVTEWRMKTYNMSSTVTVTLQKDDVLSQLICEVRHSTLLAPLRGHYQLSRVLRVPPSIEVRAEPSPVEVNQTVTFTCLVKEFYPADVSVSWLENGIEIKVENVSRPLELPRRLFELRSQVEVQATEEKNRSTITCMVVHDAQAPANKSAFLWISNPAQGGLSNGFQMGDNLLSSLLLLLMAILLEKGLLGGLLFFLFKRMNWKASGMLPYPASPQSPAPGAGSQGLAAASSDV; via the exons ATGGGTAATCAGAGATCTCCTCTCACTGCCTCCCTTCCAGCTTGCTTTTATCTCCAGATGAAATTCAGTTTACTCCAGCAAGGGTCTGGGCTCTCCTCATGCTGCAgttcccagcagcctgggggaCAAGGGACAAGAATATCTCCCTGTCCCATGCTCCAGGCTCAGGGGGTCTCATGGTGCCTtgtgctgtgccccagccctgaggcCTGTTATCAATTCCAAACCTTTCTGTCTCCGTGCCCAGGTCTAGGTCACCTTGGACAGGCAGATCAGGACTTCagtctgcagcagccccaggccaAGGTGACGGTGGCAGCTGGGGAGACGCTCACCCTGAGCTGCACCACATCTGGAATCGTTGGACCAGGTCCTGTGAGGTGGCTGAAGGGCTGGGGCAATGGGAACACGACCATCTATGACCAGAGAAAGCAGGATTCCACCTCCCGTGTGACGAGAGCAGTGGAGGAATCCGACACAGACTTCACCATCCGCATCAGGAACGTTCAGCCTGAGGACATGGGCACCTACTACTGTGTGAAGTTTGTCAAGGGGAACACTGGTGATGATGAGGTGTTTCAGCATGGCCGTGGCACGGAGGTGTCTGTGCAAG CCAAACCCAGCCCCCCGCTCGTGTCTGGGCCTGAGCAGAGAGCGAGGCCGGGGCAGTCGGTGCCTTTCACCTGCACGACAGGAGGGTTCTTTCCTGAAAAGATTGGGCTGAAATGGTTCAAGAACGAGGACCCCATGGGGGGTCAGCCACCCCGGGTCACTGAATGGAGGATGAAAACCTACAACATGTCCAGCACAGTGACGGTGACCCTGCAGAAGGATGACGTCCTCTCTCAGCTCATCTGTGAGGTGCGGCACTCCACGCTGCTGGCCCCGCTGCGTGGCCACTACCAGCTCAGCAGAGTCCTGCGAG ttccccccagcaTCGAAGTGCGCGCTGAGCCGAGCCCCGTTGAGGTGAACCAGACCGTGACCTTCACCTGCCTTGTGAAAGAGTTTTACCCAGCAGATGTGTCCGTTTCCTGGCTGGAGAATGGGATTGAGATAAAGGTGGAGAACGTCTCCCGGCCGTTGGAGCTCCCCCGGCGTTTGTTTGAGCTGAGAAGCCAGGTAGAGGTGCAAGCCACCGAGGAGAAAAACAGGTCCACGATCACCTGCATGGTGGTGCACGATGCCCAGGCCCCTGCCAACAAATCAGCCTTCCTGTGGATCTCCAACCCGGCCCAAGGGGGATTGAGCAACGGGTTCCAGATGG GTGACAACCTTCtgtccagcctcctcctcctgttgATGGCTatcctgctggagaaggggctCCTCGGTGggctcctcttcttcctcttcaagCGCATGAATTGGAAAGCATCGGGCATGTTGCCCTATCCCGCTTCACCTCAGTCCCCGGCTCCTGGAGCCGGGTCTCAGGGCTTGGCCGCTGCCAGCAGTGATGTGTGA
- the LOC128796856 gene encoding uncharacterized protein LOC128796856 isoform X1 has translation MAAAATPLLSGQRSPVQRQLLAPQVGQDFSLQQPQAKVTVAVGETLTLSCTTSGTAGPGPVMWLKGWGNGNTTIYDQSKQDPSSRVTRAVDRSDTDFTIHMRNFQPNDVGTYYCVKFVKGNTGDDEVFKHGRGTEVSVHEAALLPGMVAAAVVLCFLLLLGLFIALCIYRRKRQGRVGSPCPARTAARGSFSSVPLRCCAGTPSTSSEVLDAETSHVPSQQSSKEENDIHYADLQPLPPAMWRSRSPGTAPTEYASLRGAAK, from the exons ATGGCCGCGGCAGCAACTCCGCTCCTGTCCGGGCAGCGAAGCCCCGTCCAGCGGCAGCTCTTGG CTCCCCAGGTGGGTCAGGACTTCagtctgcagcagccccaggccaAGGTGACGGTGGCAGTCGGGGAAACGCTCACCCTGAGCTGCACCACATCTGGAACCGCTGGACCAGGTCCTGTGATGTGGCTGAAGGGCTGGGGCAATGGGAACACGACCATCTATGACCAGAGCAAGCAGGATCCCTCCTCCCGTGTGACGAGAGCAGTGGATAGGTCCGACACAGACTTCACCATCCACATGAGGAACTTTCAGCCCAATGATGTTGGCACCTACTACTGTGTGAAGTTTGTCAAGGGGAACACTGGTGATGATGAGGTGTTTAAGCATGGCCGTGGCACAGAGGTGTCTGTGCATG AGGCAGCCCTGCTTCCTGGaatggtggctgcagctgtagtgctctgcttcctcctcctcctcggccTCTTCATCGCCCTTTGCATATACAGAAGGAAGCGCCaaggcagggtgggcagcccctgcccagccaggacagcagccagggGCAGCTTCTCATCTGTCCCTCTGCGGTGCTGTGCAGGGacccccagcacctccag TGAAGTCCTGGATGCAGAGACCTCCCACGTGCCCAGCCAG cagagcagcaaggaGGAGAACGACATCCACTACGCCgacctgcagcccctgcccccgGCCATGTGGCGCAGCAGGAGCCCGGGTACAGCCCCCACCGAGTACGCCAGCCTCAGGGGAGCTGCCAAGTGA
- the LOC128796856 gene encoding uncharacterized protein LOC128796856 isoform X2, with amino-acid sequence MAAAATPLLSGQRSPVQRQLLAPQVGQDFSLQQPQAKVTVAVGETLTLSCTTSGTAGPGPVMWLKGWGNGNTTIYDQSKQDPSSRVTRAVDRSDTDFTIHMRNFQPNDVGTYYCVKFVKGNTGDDEVFKHGRGTEVSVHEAALLPGMVAAAVVLCFLLLLGLFIALCIYRRKRQGRVGSPCPARTAARGSFSSVPLRCCAGTPSTSSEVLDAETSHVPSQSSKEENDIHYADLQPLPPAMWRSRSPGTAPTEYASLRGAAK; translated from the exons ATGGCCGCGGCAGCAACTCCGCTCCTGTCCGGGCAGCGAAGCCCCGTCCAGCGGCAGCTCTTGG CTCCCCAGGTGGGTCAGGACTTCagtctgcagcagccccaggccaAGGTGACGGTGGCAGTCGGGGAAACGCTCACCCTGAGCTGCACCACATCTGGAACCGCTGGACCAGGTCCTGTGATGTGGCTGAAGGGCTGGGGCAATGGGAACACGACCATCTATGACCAGAGCAAGCAGGATCCCTCCTCCCGTGTGACGAGAGCAGTGGATAGGTCCGACACAGACTTCACCATCCACATGAGGAACTTTCAGCCCAATGATGTTGGCACCTACTACTGTGTGAAGTTTGTCAAGGGGAACACTGGTGATGATGAGGTGTTTAAGCATGGCCGTGGCACAGAGGTGTCTGTGCATG AGGCAGCCCTGCTTCCTGGaatggtggctgcagctgtagtgctctgcttcctcctcctcctcggccTCTTCATCGCCCTTTGCATATACAGAAGGAAGCGCCaaggcagggtgggcagcccctgcccagccaggacagcagccagggGCAGCTTCTCATCTGTCCCTCTGCGGTGCTGTGCAGGGacccccagcacctccag TGAAGTCCTGGATGCAGAGACCTCCCACGTGCCCAGCCAG agcagcaaggaGGAGAACGACATCCACTACGCCgacctgcagcccctgcccccgGCCATGTGGCGCAGCAGGAGCCCGGGTACAGCCCCCACCGAGTACGCCAGCCTCAGGGGAGCTGCCAAGTGA
- the LOC128796856 gene encoding uncharacterized protein LOC128796856 isoform X3, translating to MAAAATPLLSGQRSPVQRQLLAPQVGQDFSLQQPQAKVTVAVGETLTLSCTTSGTAGPGPVMWLKGWGNGNTTIYDQSKQDPSSRVTRAVDRSDTDFTIHMRNFQPNDVGTYYCVKFVKGNTGDDEVFKHGRGTEVSVHAVVLCFLLLLGLFIALCIYRRKRQGRVGSPCPARTAARGSFSSVPLRCCAGTPSTSSEVLDAETSHVPSQQSSKEENDIHYADLQPLPPAMWRSRSPGTAPTEYASLRGAAK from the exons ATGGCCGCGGCAGCAACTCCGCTCCTGTCCGGGCAGCGAAGCCCCGTCCAGCGGCAGCTCTTGG CTCCCCAGGTGGGTCAGGACTTCagtctgcagcagccccaggccaAGGTGACGGTGGCAGTCGGGGAAACGCTCACCCTGAGCTGCACCACATCTGGAACCGCTGGACCAGGTCCTGTGATGTGGCTGAAGGGCTGGGGCAATGGGAACACGACCATCTATGACCAGAGCAAGCAGGATCCCTCCTCCCGTGTGACGAGAGCAGTGGATAGGTCCGACACAGACTTCACCATCCACATGAGGAACTTTCAGCCCAATGATGTTGGCACCTACTACTGTGTGAAGTTTGTCAAGGGGAACACTGGTGATGATGAGGTGTTTAAGCATGGCCGTGGCACAGAGGTGTCTGTGCATG ctgtagtgctctgcttcctcctcctcctcggccTCTTCATCGCCCTTTGCATATACAGAAGGAAGCGCCaaggcagggtgggcagcccctgcccagccaggacagcagccagggGCAGCTTCTCATCTGTCCCTCTGCGGTGCTGTGCAGGGacccccagcacctccag TGAAGTCCTGGATGCAGAGACCTCCCACGTGCCCAGCCAG cagagcagcaaggaGGAGAACGACATCCACTACGCCgacctgcagcccctgcccccgGCCATGTGGCGCAGCAGGAGCCCGGGTACAGCCCCCACCGAGTACGCCAGCCTCAGGGGAGCTGCCAAGTGA